Proteins co-encoded in one Aspergillus luchuensis IFO 4308 DNA, chromosome 6, nearly complete sequence genomic window:
- a CDS encoding uncharacterized protein (COG:S;~EggNog:ENOG410Q2QS;~InterPro:IPR008979,IPR003305;~PFAM:PF02018;~go_function: GO:0016798 - hydrolase activity, acting on glycosyl bonds [Evidence IEA]): MSTSGCNILSNPSFETGSLSPWFTTASDVARVTTATPAYTGNHSLDLTTAIDNSPNSFSQTLSSLNRSTTYDFSVQVKPSVSGAEFCHIAAYLGLNTTSDTIGTADLEPSDQWTALTGGFTANRSADVLTISAACTSPDNSYTWQVYFDEVVVERSGCSD; the protein is encoded by the exons ATGTCTACCTCTGGCTGTAATatcctctccaacccctccTTCGAGACAGGCTCTCTATCGCCATGGTTCACCACAGCCTCAGATGTAGCAAGAGTCACGACTGCCACTCCTGCCTACACTGGAAATCACTCACT CGACCTCACAACTGCCATCGACAACAGCCCCAATTCCTTCTCCCAGACCCTGTCTAGTCTCAACCGTAGCACGACTTACGACTTCTCCGTACAAGTCAAGCCCTCCGTGTCCGGGGCAGAGTTCTGCCATATTGCCGCGTACCTGGGATTAAACACAACCAGTGATACCATTGGTACCGCTGATCTCGAACCTAGTGATCAGTGGACCGCTCTAACCGGGGGGTTCACGGCCAATCGGTCCGCAGATGTTCTGACAATCAGTGCAGCGTGCACGTCGCCTGACAATTCGTATACTTGGCAGGTGTATTTTGATGAGGTTGTTGTGGAGAGGAGCGGATGCAGCGACTGA
- a CDS encoding uncharacterized protein (COG:C,H;~EggNog:ENOG410PM62;~InterPro:IPR036188,IPR002938;~PFAM:PF01494;~TransMembrane:1 (n6-14c19/20o376-397i);~go_function: GO:0071949 - FAD binding [Evidence IEA]): MTGLKILISGAGIAGNALAFWLSKLGHNITIIERYPGLRATGLQVDLRSPGIEVLQRMGLEEAFRKVTVPEQGLQLVDSRNRRWGYFPANRSGKGLQSFTTDYEIMRGDLCHLLHDAVKDRVEYLFGLYVVEMDQTDEFVDVALSDGRKERFDLVVGADGLGSRTRSMMLEGEDQVHSIGVCAGYFTIDSELKKGEGYDATVYMTTQGRGFMMRRHDPHKVQAYMFCKAGPLEDCIRGDVEREKQVMGQVFNDAGWKSEEIIRGMEEADDFYCERMGVVNLDSWSRGRVVLVGDAAYCPSAMTGMGTPCAMVGAYILAGEISKCCAKGTGSKEDIAEAFKSYEDKLKPFMVNVQKGLMDDHDYMSRLPSSTLGITVVYLLFAIASFLRLDVLAQWILREDCNKDWKLPEYPNMVDN; this comes from the coding sequence ATGACCGGCCTCAAAATCCTCATCTCCGGCGCAGGCATCGCCGGCAACGCCCTCGCATTCTGGCTATCCAAACTCGGCCACAACATTACAATCATCGAGCGATACCCTGGTCTACGAGCCACAGGACTTCAAGTCGATCTCCGAAGTCCTGGAATTGAAGTCCTACAACGTATGGGTCTCGAGGAAGCCTTTCGCAAGGTCACCGTCCCAGAACAGGGTCTACAGCTTGTTGATAGCCGCAACCGGCGATGGGGGTATTTCCCTGCGAATCGAAGTGGAAAAGGATTGCAGAGCTTCACTACCGATTATGAGATTATGAGGGGGGATCTTTGCCATCTGCTCCATGATGCTGTTAAGGATCGCGTGGAGTATTTGTTTGGACTGTatgtggtggagatggaccAAACTGATGAGTTTGTTGATGTGGCCTTGTCggatggaaggaaagagCGGTTTGATCTCGTTGTTGGTGCGGATGGTCTGGGGTCCCGTACGAGGTCGATGATGCTTGAAGGTGAGGATCAGGTTCACTCAATTGGGGTGTGTGCTGGGTATTTTACGATCGATAGtgagctgaagaagggagagggatACGACGCCACGGTGTATATGACTACGCAGGGACGGGGGTTTATGATGCGCCGTCATGATCCGCACAAGGTACAGGCGTATATGTTCTGCAAGGCTGGACCTTTGGAGGATTGCATCAGGGGTgatgtggagagggagaagcagGTTATGGGACAGGTATTTAACGATGCAGGATGGAAATCGGAGGAGATTATCCGGGGTATGGAAGAGGCGGACGATTTCTACTGTGAGCGCATGGGAGTGGTGAATCTGGATAGCTGGTCGCGGGGCCGTGTTGTCTTGGTCGGGGATGCGGCTTATTGTCCGTCTGCTATGACAGGAATGGGAACCCCGTGTGCCATGGTTGGTGCTTACATTCTGGCAGGGGAGATAAGCAAATGTTGTGCGAAGGGAACCGGTTCGAAGGAGGACATTGCGGAGGCTTTCAAGAGTTATGAGGATAAGCTCAAGCCCTTCATGGTGAATGTCCAAAAGGGACTCATGGACGATCACGATTACATGAGCAGGCTCCCTTCATCTACATTGGGGATCACTGTCGTGTATCTCCTGTTTGCAATAGCATCCTTCTTGAGACTGGACGTCCTCGCGCAATGGATTCTGCGTGAAGATTGCAACAAGGACTGGAAACTGCCGGAGTATCCGAACATGGTCGACAACTGA
- a CDS encoding putative C6 transcription factor (COG:S;~EggNog:ENOG410PKGY;~InterPro:IPR036864,IPR007219,IPR001138;~PFAM:PF00172,PF04082;~go_function: GO:0000981 - DNA-binding transcription factor activity, RNA polymerase II-specific [Evidence IEA];~go_function: GO:0003677 - DNA binding [Evidence IEA];~go_function: GO:0008270 - zinc ion binding [Evidence IEA];~go_process: GO:0006351 - transcription, DNA-templated [Evidence IEA];~go_process: GO:0006355 - regulation of transcription, DNA-templated [Evidence IEA]): MSHCREDSQPKTIFGQNLRTMTSPGVSNTRKRRRPAYSCVSCRRRKVRCDRANPCRQCETQNIASTCTYEQNRNARAGRETVPSTTNGKNYQRQNVESNSGQPSHTPHASSQQAASTPGQIRGMVSKTRVFGQGHWMNIFSLTEGLPSLQPLMGLYDTIIRNTSHGPFDAIADKIAQCKRLARSIKSQRPSRSSLPTQIHQSLPGSDIVLELAQLYFASFESCYRILQKNSFMRHCQTYLNNYEDMDICIVLQIFLVVAIAGPLHQDNNVRIDVASKAGMWIHTAQTWLSAPLEKNRLTLGAIQVHCLLLIARQVNQVGADLIWISTGSLMRMAMQMGLHQDPNSLSEMKSTEKELRRQLWYTILELNLQSSLDSGMVPMIATADWNTEPPNDHSLESEQEIGEEEVPAAHKATNFQPILSKSIPVRLHASRLINDLREEPPYDEVLEIGQELTSACRDISVTLDQINSASPLDQFASSFCTHLIRRFTLCLHYKFAIMARANPLFSHSRKAGVEAALDIIALVEDNLYGRVLRCGGGMFRDIVTRAAILIFSESSPDPEAESSSLAKRRDYARQETLLRDARCVVQYAKERLHYGETNVKVYVFYNMMLAQAEARLNGQSEEEAVSRTLHESVDVCYSMMQNLVARASISAGPSTASLEDNLDRSDNFGQVLDRGFDYIHDSDFNLDFPDLQLFSGW; this comes from the exons ATGTCGCACTGCAGAGAAGACAGCCAACCTAAAACAATCTTCGGCCAAAATCTTCGTACAATGACTAGTCCGGGCGTATCCAATACAAGAAAGCGCAGACGCCCGGCGTATTCATGTGTTTCGTGCCGCCGTCGCAAAGTCCGATGCGATCGGGCCAACCCGTGTCGACAGTGTGAGACCCAGAATATTGCTTCAACCTGCACATATGAGCAGAATCGCAATGCGCGTGCCGGTCGTGAAACGGTGCCCTCTACGACTAATGGAAAGAATTATCAGAGGCAAAATGTTGAGAGTAATAGTGGCCAACCTTCACACACGCCTCACGCTTCATCGCAACAGGCTGCATCAACCCCGGGCCAGATCCGAGGCATGGTGTCAAAGACAAGAGTGTTCGGGCAGGGACATTGGATGAATATCTTTTCATTG ACAGAAGGGCTGCCCAGCTTGCAGCCTCTCATGGGCCTCTACGACACCATTATACGAAATACAAGCCACGGCCCCTTCGATGCCATTGCTGATAAGATTGCTCAATGCAAAAGGCTAGCTCGAAGCATCAAAAGTCAAAGGCCAAGTCGTAGTAGCCTCCCGACACAGATTCATCAGTCACTTCCTGGTTCTGATATCGTCCTCGAATTGGCCCAGCTCTATTTCGCCTCATTCGAATCGTGCTACCGGATACTTCAGAAGAATTCCTTCATGAGGCATTGCCAGACGTACCTGAACAACTACGAAGACATGGATATTTGTATAGTCTTGCAGATCTTTCTCGTGGTCGCTATCGCAGGTCCCTTGCATCAGGATAACAATGTTCGTATAGATGTGGCGTCAAAAGCTGGAATGTGGATCCATACAGCCCAGACATGGCTATCAGCACCACTGGAAAAGAACCGCTTAACTTTGGGAGCCATCCAAGTCCACTGTCTTCTTCTCATAGCCCGCCAAGTAAATCAGGTTGGCGCCGATCTGATCTGGATTTCCACAGGCTCATTGATGAGAATGGCCATGCAGATGGGTCTGCATCAAGATCCCAACTCTCTGAGTGAGATGAAGTCTACAGAAAAAGAACTTAGGCGGCAACTCTGGTACACTATTCTAGAACTAAATCTACAGTCATCCTTGGATTCCGGGATGGTTCCAATGATCGCAACTGCAGACTGGAATACTGAACCGCCAAACGATCACAGCCTCGAATCCGAGCAAGAGAtaggcgaagaggaagttcCAGCGGCTCATAAGGCAACTAATTTCCAACCTATACTGTCAAAGTCAATACCAGTCCGCCTGCATGCCTCCAGACTCATAAACGACTTGCGAGAGGAACCGCCCTACGATGAGGTCCTTGAAATCGGTCAAGAACTAACCTCAGCATGCCGCGACATCTCTGTCACGCTTGACCAGATTAACTCTGCGTCCCCGTTAGATCAGTTCGCATCCAGCTTCTGCACCCATCTAATTCGACGCTTTACCTTGTGTCTCCATTACAAGTTTGCCATCATGGCAAGGGCTAATCCCCTATTCAGTCACTCTCGCAAGGCCGGTGTCGAAGCCGCACTAGATATCATAGCACTAGTCGAAGACAATCTGTACGGTCGTGTCCTCCGATGTGGAGGTGGCATGTTTCGTGACATCGTGACCCGTGCGGCAATACTCATCTTCTCGGAATCCAGTCCCGATCCAGAAGCGGAAAGTTCAAGTCTAGCGAAAAGAAGGGATTATGCTCGCCAGGAAACTCTTTTGCGAGATGCCCGCTGCGTGGTCCAGTATGCAAAAGAAAGACTTCACTACGGAGAGACCAATGTTAAGGTCTATgtcttttataatatgatGTTAGCCCAGGCGGAAGCTAGGCTTAATGGTCagtccgaggaggaggcagtTTCAAGAACACTGCATGAAAGTGTGGATGTCTGCTACAGTATGATGCAGAACTTGGTAGCCAGGGCATCTATCTCCGCTGGACCCAGTACTGCATCTCTTGAAGATAATCTCGATAGATCGGATAACTTCGGTCAAGTCTTAGACCGCGGCTTCGATTACATCCACGACAGCGACTTCAACTTGGACTTTCCCGACCTGCAACTCTTCTCGGGATGGTGA
- a CDS encoding uncharacterized protein (COG:S;~EggNog:ENOG410Q2R9;~TransMembrane:6 (o67-87i136-154o166-184i205-225o254-278i336-356o)), producing MSAETSTSIIRLCSLSRYIMAYTPSPQSLLIIFRELLNTIIYSAGDYPLLARTHQSFQKGPAQFNRGLLLAPISVGIVLDILVRYIIGHVLMSILILETVGKQVNVSKVADKKLAPSSRYLFQNSAALYRRGGFSLLLNGIYSACTYWVMHSLVTNISTILLPSQLAYVVASVLLAETRFFWTAKTILQRDQLRFVPSPHDLRRWRALVLPTLIYSTAEAMMVHFPGLLNSRLAPASSENVTIEGLSYIVRSDILISALMLFAQLFLLLPSYMALILVQASLLPPICETIIYRPSRQQQQGVRVGEIFSAVKQGPLQIWEAAQMIGTGRLLYCLELYGKMCLCLLVIAAMVHLIVYSML from the exons ATGAGCGCAGAGACATCAACTTCAATAATCCGCCTCTGCTCACTGTCTAGATACATTATGGCATACACTCCAAGCCCACAGTCTCTGTTAATCATCTTTCGCGAACTCCTCAATACCATCATCTATTCCGCAGGAGATTATCCCCTACTTGCACGAACTCATCAATCCTTCCAAAAGGGCCCTGCTCAATTCAACAGGGGTTTACTTTTAGCACCAATTTCAGTTGGGATTGTCCTTGACATCCTA GTCCGATACATCATTGGCCATGTCTTAATGTCTATCTTAATCCTCGAAACTGTGGGGAAGCAGGTCAATGTGTCTAAGGTCGCAGACAAGAAGCTAGCTCCATCAAGTCGTTACTTGTTTCAAAATAGTGCCGCTCTTTACCGCAGAGGAggtttctctcttctcctcaatGGCATCTATTCCGCTTGCACCTACTGGGTGATGCACTCATTGGTGACTAACATATCGACTATTCTGCTTCCTAGTCAGCTAGCGTATGTTGTTGCATCGGTCCTGCTCGCGGAGACCCGTTTCTTCTGGACCGCGAAAACCATCCTTCAGCGCGACCAGCTGCGCTTCGTGCCTAGCCCCCACGATCTCCGCCGATGGCGAGCTCTTGTGCTTCCCACGTTAATTTATTCCACGGCCGAGGCAATGATGGTGCATTTCCCGGGGCTACTCAATAGTCGTCTCGCTCCGGCGTCGAGCGAGAACGTCACAATAGAGGGATTGTCGTATATCGTGAGATCCGACATCCTGATATCGGCACTTATGCTCTTTGCCCAGCtgtttctcctccttccctcttaTATGGCGTTAATTCTGGTGCAGGCCAGTCTCCTGCCACCCATCTGCGAGACGATTATCTATAGGCCATcgcgacagcagcagcaaggtGTACGGGTAGGAGAGATCTTTTCAGCAGTCAAGCAAGGACCCCTGCAGATATGGGAAGCGGCGCAGATGATCGGGACGGGAAGGTTGCTTTATTGTCTGGAATTGTACGGGAAGATGTGTTTATGCTTGCTTGTGATTGCTGCTATGGTACATTTGATAGTCTATTCTATGTTGTAA